In one Euleptes europaea isolate rEulEur1 chromosome 12, rEulEur1.hap1, whole genome shotgun sequence genomic region, the following are encoded:
- the EXPH5 gene encoding exophilin-5, whose amino-acid sequence MARGARGVDLSFLGEEEARQICHVLERDARLRRAERERIRKLHKKKEDTTELPGVTGEWFEEIQRRKFQSETDVSKMLKQPLAHRLRKAMKTDSTTVKPSAPQSPQAQKNGSPSILGGLRTPFASLFSSFRKPKRQPLKPPTSPPPQHLHPPRYDCFAPGLSTSSKVEEMAKTETCNSPVATKLANKRFDAEQAEEDNSSTWNEQLETELLRVLWSLDEQLAQEQAQGPVKRRTSTDHGYGISDTNQYPTVTRQSFRRVQRNNRSMFLPDGAKTLRPSEEHQHFFRPRTLYDTYMKKYHVEDYANQNVLNRRSSVSRRWCSTRSLGHSSEDSLEHLSGPSGSGFRCRNFPCTDTVSRSYSLSSLSRRHSSGSVEQLSTDVLQHPWAVEGNRRSMQRNYHRHSKRTPLSSVVWNPPPPSEHPLVQDRILRTQSLMDFGPKFEDTHPCSPRDNAKYEFYRSNINHRRAVPNPSHLSRVGYPDKLTDSPCFDNWENYALRQPEGNVTSPRYRYSSLRGTMHLFNKRFPPGRMEGQLFGPESNQCYNDPFLTSEADSERIPTNLNDWQSAKNIGLQQRESNAQNNVVEHMRNMDRLKGETTEEFLKHRKGIENHPMYTPKAPLPFIRARASNQPVLSDSKGPGKYAVQRQNLFSRSGETSVKPLVTNTQAKEDFQTLASEELRDTGQSSRAGNGDLKEGISGLVSGEVDTNRPTECPPKNSLAAVPQSGTSLKPPVSLGSDMQTKSAFSRDTERTYSASAQNRNGPNKENSRALNSDLDQISPPWLIGNRTRDSFFQSLRRGTRHSEGLRVSMHKKQHENIRSPHFGRALKVFERDELSDPCTENPNKHSSFVRHGTSNSITGSPSSSPPKSPVMYYTLPRKSASIDGGSISQKPLSSPKRRIPFENQAALEDNLETLVSNRNERSSWNPREKIAFANPAHSSLLKDVTYEGNIPQTEAHHPDHTFSATNKTVRKLEKSTITCCLDKTETTVLADCEEMDAENSLQKCKTTSMVTVSVDEDNIKYHELISVYYTLPRKHSRMLGNLFLDGSNNVGSSPPSGLSPSKKCVRAGLEAAGFPCNLEKTDLPAKISAAPGTSQNSKIPNQSKLEDYHVRSPITNLLFAPHSQLVESNGKEAAEHLMHAQALSGNRPPGLSTSNLEIPSVAAPSSTLNARHAQKENPLGCQPLDETTGSNNPQILFSCLMDNEKRKCASDPATDAPVSSTEEKMRRDVKVKERARHICHILALHSKKGDGLQPRNECVTSGIGRTLTSQTTVQSHSDNQTLPVEATTVPKASLQPNIPVTCVLKPPNPKQEQLLQNNPVHTICTSSQTSVSSSVDSQNLNPEDQFPNTTLDSPDGSTTENNLTLDNAHSEAEKRKNRPSIKNRLAAMCKTGRKFSNKKNLKPHVSSIFSQNEAPSSEISEPLLILSVVPQPLLQIGIEDQNRNPLPAELDSPTFGKSEDKKSQTHEGPPLITSENRRPFTNLCNQKRETDSSSNKNIENNVLKPAGLRQKESESALNNSQVHDKGLENSNCPIVSRVTAEDLSQKKKDVTTTGESSLFSPSFDKNSSNLTKSYSKANICPQQKAVPLTGYDHYQRIKQPNRLKSQTLPHAEPSPSRLPRERHFSESSYAQEPHKILASKSGLIRPNRRKFNSYSELLTCDENENWEAYSDPNRTFGSRQLMYPSVEFGIFGKEQQQAFLDNIKRSLTEGRLWRPCLLKNPGFLRKEEGCSSNKSELSSSGFAERKKPEEGSSERKPVDVCEEEVPASYSETDSDTTTDDEYYPNEHDKESEL is encoded by the exons ATATGACTGCTTCGCTCCAGGTCTTAGTACATCTTCCAAAGTGGAGGAAATGGCAAAG ACTGAAACATGCAACTCTCCTGTGGCCACTAAACTAGCAAATAAGCGGTTTGATGCAGAGCAAGCTGAGGAAGACAACTCCTCTACTTGGAACGAGCAGCTAGAGACAGAACTGTTACGGG tTCTGTGGAGTCTGGATGAGCAGTTGGCACAGGAACAAGCCCAGGGTCCAGTGAAAAGAAGGACTTCAACTGACCATGGCTACGGAATATCAGACACCAATCAGTACCCCACTGTTACCAGACAGAGTTTTCGGAGAGTACAGAGGAATAACCGGAGCATGTTTTTGCCTGATGGAGCAAAGACCCTGAGACCCAGTGAGGAACACCAACATTTCTTCCGACCAAGGACCCTTTACGATACATACATGAAAAAATACCATGTGGAAGACTATGCAAACCAGAATGTTTTGAACAGAAGGTCTTCTGTTTCAAGGAGATGGTGCTCTACACGTTCTCTTGGACATTCTTCTGAAGACAGCTTGGAGCACCTTTCAGGCCCAAGTGGCAGCGGGTTTCGATGCAGGAACTTCCCTTGCACAGATACAGTTAGCAGAAGTTATTCTTTGTCTTCTCTTTCTAGGCGCCACTCTTCAGGATCTGTTGAGCAGCTTTCCACAGATGTTCTGCAACATCCTTGGGCAGTGGAAGGCAACAGAAGATCCATGCAAAGGAACTATCACCGTCATTCCAAGCGGACTCCCCTGTCGTCTGTTGTATGGAACCCGCCACCCCCTTCAGAACATCCATTAGTTCAAGACAGGATACTTCGGACTCAATCATTAATGGACTTTGGCCCTAAATTTGAAGATACACATCCTTGTTCTCCAAGGGACAAtgcaaaatatgaattttaccgATCAAACATCAATCACAGAAGAGCAGTACCAAATCCCAGTCATTTGAGCAGGGTTGGTTATCCTGACAAGCTTACAGACTCTCCGTGTTTTGATAATTGGGAAAATTATGCATTGCGTCAGCCAGAAGGAAATGTTACAAGCCCTCGCTACAGATACTCATCATTGCGCGGTACGATGCACCTCTTCAACAAGAGATTTCCTCCTGGAAGAATGGAGGGGCAGCTTTTTGGGCCTGAAAGTAACCAGTGTTATAATGACCCCTTTCTCACCTCTGAGGCTGACTCTGAAAGGATTCCAACTAATCTTAATGACTGGCAAAGTGCGAAAAACATTGGCTTACAACAACGTGAGAGCAACGCTCAAAATAATGTAGTGGAACACATGAGGAACATGGATCGTTTAAAAGGTGAAACGACTGAAGAGTTTTTAAAGCACAGAAAAGGCATAGAGAACCATCCAATGTATACTCCAAAAGCCCCTTTGCCGTTCATCAGAGCAAGGGCTTCCAATCAGCCTGTCCTATCTGATTCAAAGGGCCCAGGAAAATACGCAGTGCAAAGGCAAAATCTATTCTCTAGGTCTGGAGAAACATCCGTAAAGCCTTTGGTTACAAACACACAAGCCAAGGAAGACTTCCAGACACTTGCATCAGAGGAGTTGAGGGATACTGGCCAGTCAAGCAGAGCAGGCAATGGAGACCTTAAAGAAGGGATATCGGGTCTGGTTTCTGGGGAAGTGGATACAAACCGTCCAACTGAATGTCCTCCTAAAAACTCTTTGGCAGCTGTCCCACAGAGCGGTACATCTCTTAAACCCCCTGTCTCGCTGGGTTCAGACATGCAAACCAAATCAGCTTTCTCAAGGGATACTGAAAGAACGTATTCAGCAAGTGCTCAGAACAGAAATGGACCAAACAAGGAAAACAGTCGTGCTTTAAATAGTGACCTCGATCAAATATCTCCTCCTTGGTTAATTGGTAACAGGACGAGGGATTCTTTTTTTCAAAGCTTGCGGCGAGGGACACGTCATTCTGAAGGCTTGAGAGTTTCCATGCACAAGAAACAGCATGAGAATATTCGTTCACCTCATTTTGGTAGAGCCTTGAAAGTATTTGAACGTGATGAATTATCAGACCCTTGCACTGAAAATCCAAACAAGCACAGTAGTTTTGTTAGACATGGAACTAGCAACAGTATCACTGGCTCTCCTAGTAGTAGTCCTCCTAAATCTCCGGTTATGTATTACACCTTACCTAGAAAATCTGCCAGTATTGACGGTGGTTCTATATCACAGAAACCCCTCTCTTCTCCTAAAAGAAGGATCCCATTTGAAAACCAGGCAGCTTTGGAAGATAATTTAGAGACACTTGTATCAAATAGAAATGAAAGAAGTTCTTGGAATCCAAGAGAGAAAATTGCCTTTGCAAATCCAGCCCATTCTTCATTACTTAAAGATGTCACCTATGAAGGAAACATTCCACAGACTGAAGCCCACCATCCTGATCACACCTTCAGCGCAACAAATAAGACTGTTAGAAAATTGGAAAAAAGCACAATTACGTGTTGTCTAGACAAAACAGAAACTACTGTGCTCGCTGACTGTGAAGAAATGGATGCAGAAAATTCTTTGCAGAAATGCAAAACGACCAGTATGGTTACAGTTAGCGTTGACGAAGATAACATCAAATACCATGAGCTGATTTCGGTTTATTATACATTACCCCGGAAACATTCAAGAATGTTGGGTAACCTCTTTCTAGATGGCTCCAATAATGTAGGTTCTTCCCCACCCTCAGGACTGAGCCCCTCCAAGAAATGTGTCCGTGCTGGTTTAGAAGCTGCAGGCTTTCCCTGCAATTTAGAAAAAACAGATTTGCCTGCCAAAATATCTGCTGCACCTGGTACATCACAGAACTCAAAAATTCCAAACCAGTCTAAATTAGAAGACTACCATGTTAGAAGTCCCATTACGAACTTGCTCTTTGCTCCTCATTCACAACTTGTGGAGAGTAATGGGAAAGAAGCAGCGGAACACCTAATGCATGCTCAAGCACTTAGTGGCAACAGACCACCAGGCCTTAGCACATCAAATCTGGAAATTCCTTCAGTTGCCGCACCGTCTTCTACTCTAAACGCTAGGCATGCGCAAAAAGAGAATCCCTTGGGCTGTCAGCCATTGGATGAAACAACTGGGAGCAACAATCCACAGAttcttttttcttgtttgatGGATAATGAAAAAAGGAAATGTGCTTCCGATCCAGCAACTGATGCCCCGGTGAGCTCTACTGAGGAGAAAATGAGGCGGGACGTAAAGGTCAAAGAGCGGGCACGTCATATATGCCATATCCTTGCCCTACATAGCAAAAAGGGGGATGGGTTGCAGCCAAGAAATGAATGTGTCACAAGTGGCATAGGCAGAACATTAACTTCACAGACCACTGTACAGTCACATTCTGACAACCAGACACTTCCAGTGGAAGCAACTACTGTACCTAAAGCATCACTTCAACCAAATATTCCTGTTACGTGTGTTTTGAAGCCTCCAAACCCTAAGCAAGAGCAGCTGTTGCAGAATAACCCAGTACACACCATTTGCACAAGCTCACAGACGTCTGTGAGTAGCTCAGTAGATAGCCAGAATCTTAACCCAGAAGATCAGTTCCCAAATACCACACTGGATTCGCCTGATGGTTCAACGACTGAAAATAATCTTACCCTGGATAATGCCCACAGTgaagcagaaaaaagaaaaaacaggccTTCAATtaaaaacagactggcagccatgtGCAAAACAGGCCGAAAGTTTTCTAATAAGAAAAATCTTAAGCCACACGTAAGTAGTATATTTTCACAGAACGAGGCCCCTTCTTCAGAGATTAGCGAACCTCTGTTGATCTTGTCAGTCGTTCCCCAGCCCCTTCTGCAAATTGGGATTGAGGACCAGAATCGGAACCCTCTGCCTGCTGAGCTTGATAGCCCAACGTTTGGCAAATCTGAGGACAAGAAATCACAAACTCACGAGGGACCTCCGTTGATTACCAGTGAGAACAGGAGGCCTTTTACAAACTTGTGCAATCAAAAAAGGGAAACTGACAGTTCCAGTAACAAAAATAtagagaacaatgttctaaaacCTGCAGGTTTACGTCAAAAAGAAAGTGAGTCTGCACTAAATAATTCCCAAGTCCATGATAAGGGACTAGAAAATAGCAATTGCCCCATAGTTTCCAGAGTGACTGCTGAGGATCTcagccaaaagaaaaaagatgtcACGACCACTGGTGAGTCTTCCTTGTTTTCCCCTTCATTTGATAAAAACTCAAGCAATCTTACTAAAAGTTATTCAAAGGCAAATATTTGCCCGCAGCAAAAGGCAGTTCCCCTTACAGGATATGACCACTATCAACGCATTAAGCAGCCAAATAGGTTAAAAAGTCAAACCCTACCCCATGCTGAGCCAAGTCCCAGCAGACTACCGCGTGAACGCCATTTTTCTGAAAGTTCCTACGCACAAGAACCCCACAAAATCCTGGCCTCGAAAAGCGGCTTGATCCGCCCTAACCGTAGAAAGTTTAATTCCTATTCTGAATTGTTGACCTGTGATGAGAATGAGAATTGGGAGGCCTACAGTGACCCTAACAGGACCTTTGGATCCAGGCAATTAATGTATCCATCTGTTGAATTTGGCATTTTTGGAAAAGAGCAGCAGCAAGCTTTCTTGGATAATATAAAGAGATCACTTACTGAGGGAAGGTTGTGGAGGCCGTGTCTTCTGAAGAACCCCGGTTTTCTGAGAAAGGAAGAGGGCTGCTCCTCAAACAAGTCCGAGCTCTCGAGCTCAGGTTTTGCTGAGAGAAAAAAGCCCGAAGAAGGTTCATCCGAAAGGAAGCCCGTTGATGTCTGCGAGGAAGAGGTCCCTGCGAGTTATTCAGAAACAGACTCTGACACCACTACAGACGATGAATACTACCCAAATGAGCACGATAAAGAATCCGAACTTTGA